One segment of Synchiropus splendidus isolate RoL2022-P1 chromosome 4, RoL_Sspl_1.0, whole genome shotgun sequence DNA contains the following:
- the LOC128756923 gene encoding fish-egg lectin-like, with product MKTAIALLLLSCFLAASHAFRCEEAPRYYGLGQFDAGQGMLVATNRYRTLMLTGTRWKFLSSQRLRHISVGRSGLWATDSSNKLFKMVGGKFLEATGLKLKVVAAGGDDFLMGVRASDNRTVCVRGSSALHYKGVGSVSWVLKTNIMKEISCGQNRCWAVDSSNRVYVMWNINSGCGSTSWVQVPGSFKSIKVGQDGSVFGLMPHGVICERVGITNSNPRGSTWREFPMCITVDRLAYDLGRLWIASKSGLLLECRR from the exons ATGAAGACTGCCATCGCTCTCTTGCTGCTGTCTTGCTTCCTGGCTGCCAGTCATG CCTTCAGGTGTGAGGAAGCTCCCAGGTATTACGGCCTCGGTCAGTTTGATGCCGGACAAGGAATGTTGGTTGCCACCAACAGATATCGAACCCTGATGCTCACTGGTACACGCTGGAAATTCCTGAGCAGCCAACGCCTTCGTCACATTTCAGTCGGACGTTCTGGTCTGTGGGCCACTGATTCCAGCAACAAACTCTTCAAAATGGTGGGAGGCAAATTTCTGGAGGCCACAG GTTTGAAGTTGAAAGTGGTGGCAGCTGGAGGGGACGATTTTTTGATGGGAGTCAGAGCCAGTGACAACAGAACCGTCTGTGTTCGAGGCAGCTCAGCTTTGCACTACAAAGGTGTCGGCTCTGTGAGCTGGGTTTTGAAGACAAATATCATGAAAGAAATCAGCTGCGGACAGAATAGGTGCTGGGCGGTCGACTCATCGAATCGGGTCTATGTCATGTGG AATATCAACTCCGGCTGTGGAAGTACATCATGGGTGCAAGTGCCTGGGTCCTTTAAGTCGATCAAAGTGGGACAGGACGGATCAGTTTTTGGACTGATGCCGCATGGTGTCATCTGTGAAAG AGTGGGCATCACAAATAGTAATCCGAGAGGCTCTACTTGGCGCGAGTTCCCCATGTGCATCACTGTTGACAGACTCGCCTACGACCTGGGCAGACTTTGGATCGCCAGCAAGTCAGGTCTCCTCTTGGAGTGCCGCCGCTAG